The Helianthus annuus cultivar XRQ/B chromosome 16, HanXRQr2.0-SUNRISE, whole genome shotgun sequence genome includes a window with the following:
- the LOC110916911 gene encoding uncharacterized protein LOC110916911 has protein sequence MQPNSSTSSKKKETRDDKVFPLIKGDEHLLCIKRFKNQIPSEFRSYISRIQDVTPDGHCGYRSVAVGLGFTEHAWPNIRRDLLLEIDHNKPRWKHVFETYNEGDFKRIRKSIEWHSVKGCDESHWMEMPQVGLLIAQRYNIVLHVLSIEWSSTIFPLTDAPLDPRPQAITLIHVHGGHFIHAKLEGDYPMPLVNPLWSAHRSIAAKRWEEMYTPRLEHYYELMHPKSDRDKDREPSLNVIED, from the coding sequence atgcAACCAAACAGTtcaacaagttctaaaaagaagGAGACGAGGGATGATAAGGTTTTTCCATTAATAAAGGGGGACGAGCACTTGTTATGCATTAAGAGGTTTAAGAATCAAATTCCATCAGAGTTTCGCTCTTACATATCGCGTATACAAGATGTGACCCCAGACGGTCATTGTGGGTACAGGTCTGTGGCTGTCGGGTTAGGTTTTACGGAACACGCATGGCCCAATATTCGAAGAGATTTACTACTGGAGATTGACCATAACAAACCGCGTTGGAAGCATGTATTCGAAACATATAACGAAGGAGACTTTAAACGAATACGTAAGAGCATCGAATGGCATTCAGTGAAAGGGTGCGATGAAAGTCACTGGATGGAAATGCCCCAGGTAGGGCTTCTCATAGCGCAAAGGTATAATATTGTCCTCCACGTGCTAAGCATTGAATGGAGCTCTACCATCTTCCCATTAACGGATGCCCCACTAGATCCACGACCTCAAGCGATAACGCTTATACATGTTCACGGGGGACACTTCATACATGCTAAGTTGGAAGGAGACTACCCCATGCCTTTAGTGAACCCGCTGTGGTCGGCACATCGATCAATAGCTGCGAAACGGTGGGAAGAAATGTATACACCGCGGTTAGAGCACTACTACGAGTTAATGCATCCTAAATCAGACCGAGACAAAGACAGAGAACCGAGTTTAAATGTTATCGAAGATTAA
- the LOC118488240 gene encoding PKS-NRPS hybrid synthetase CHGG_01239-like, with translation MVWLVCDRSGEHRSKATVRKAGSKKIGCPFSLLAIRDVTNDTWELKVDCANHNHEPTTSLLGHAFVRRFTKAEYKLVEQLTAQNMEPRIIFQTLRKQFPDSLHVQKDVQNAVQKIRATIMDGKNPIQALESLLHDRRFIYDTRQDPKTDVVTEIFFVHPYSITMWRAFPHVMLIDATYKTNLYNMPFVQVVGMTSTGKSFCIAHAVICKERRGNYVWVLERIKSILHECMMPRVIVTDRELALINACSKVFPNAKRLLCHFHIQQNIARKCKSGFDKEDWGKFMSYWRTLCESSSEPMYKYNLEKMYNRLVVANRESVYDYVYKNWLKDYKEMFVYAWTDKCRNFGQRTTNRVESQHANLKRYITRGSSLERIARCIIDIVETQYDEIQKSFTESIEKTMNHHRHRIATEEDGCVAET, from the exons ATGGTATGGCTTGTGTGCGACCGTAGTGGTGAACACCGTAGTAAAGCAACAGTTAGGAAAGCTGGTAGCAAAAAAATCGGCTGCCCATTTTCATTACTCGCCATCCGGGACGTGACGAACGACACGTGGGAGTTAAAAGTGGACTGTGCGAACCATAACCACGAACCTACGACGAGTCTGTTGGGCCACGCTTTTGTGCGAAGATTTACTAAAGCCGAATACAAGCTAGTGGAGCAGCTAactgctcaaaacatggagccacgTATCATATTTCAAACCCTAAGAAAGCAGTTCCCCGACAGCCTGCACGTTCAGAAAGACGTGCAAAATGCGGTACAAAAAATTAGAGCGACAATAATGGACGGAAAGAATCCTATTCAGGCACTGGAAAGCCTGCTGCATGACCGCCGATTCATTTACGACACCCGACAAGATCCCAAAACAGATGTCGTAACAGAGATTTTCTTTGTTCATCCTTATTCAATCActatgtggcgtgcattcccgcaCGTGATGTTGATCGACGCGACCTACAAAACAAACCTCTACAACATGCCATTTGTCCAGGTTGTGGGTATGACGTCGACTGGGAAGTCTTTTTGTATCGCACATGCCGTTATTTGTAAAGAACGAAGGGGTAACTACGTGTGGGTGCTTGAGCGGATCAAGTCAATATTGCATGAATGTATGATGCCGCGTGTGATAGTCACGGATAGGGAGCTTGCCCTAATAAACGCGTGTTCTAAAGTATTCCCGAACGCAAAAAGGCTTCTATGCCACTTTCACATCCAACAAAATATAGCTAGAAAGTGCAAGTCAGGGTTCGATAAAGAAGATTGGGGGAAATTTATGTCGTACTGGCGGACATTGTGCGAATCTTCATCAGAGCCCATGTACAAGTACAACTTGGAGAAAATGTATAACCGACTCGTGGTTGCCAACCGAGAAA gTGTCTATGATTACGTCTACAAAAACTGGCTCAAAGACTATAAAGAAATGTTCGTTTATGCGTGGACCGATAAGTGTCGCAACTTTGGTCAGCGCACCAccaacagagttgagagccagcACGCAAATTTAAAAAGATACATTACGCGCGGGAGTTCATTGGAGCGAATAGCAAGATGCATCATTGATATAGTTGAAACTCAGTACGATGAAATACAAAAAAGTTTCACTGAGAGCATCGAAAAAACGATGAACCACCACAGACACCGAAT agctactgaggaagatggatgtgTTGCGGAAACTTAA